One genomic window of Quercus lobata isolate SW786 chromosome 9, ValleyOak3.0 Primary Assembly, whole genome shotgun sequence includes the following:
- the LOC115961838 gene encoding probable LRR receptor-like serine/threonine-protein kinase At4g29180 — protein sequence MPTRGWVLKETFHLCGVEGFGGCFYGFKKAIWGNEGDVVKKPISIGIPCVPNFKGVLSSIMRAFTSPIIIPKANRGPSFNKPTSSFVANVTSFAKTRPSPRNPFRVALIMKIFFLNFNAYVNIFCRLEYLHHGCKPPIIHRDVKSANILLSESLDAKIADFGLSKVFPSDNQSHVVTTVMGTTGYLDPEYYNTQKLNEKSNVFSFGIVLLELITSQPAIVKNDEPIPLVHWVSPKFEMGDIESIVDKRLQGEFDVNSIQKALELAMTCTTPTSSQRATMSLSGEK from the exons ATGCCCACTAGGGGATGGGTGCTAAAAGAGACATTCCATTTGTGTGGAGTGGAAGGGTTTGGGGGTTGCTTTTATGGTTTCAAGAAGGCGATTTGGGGGAATGAAGGGGATGTTGTCAAGAAGCCAATTTCCATTGGGATTCCTTGTGTCCCAAACTTTAAGGGAGTGCTCAGTTCTATTATGAGGGCCTTTACCAGTCCAATTATCATACCAAAAGCTAATAGAGGCCCCAGTTTTAATAAGCCAACCAGCTCCTTTGTTGCAAATGTCACTAGTTTTGCAAAGACTAGACCAAGTCCAAGAAATCCTTTTAGAGTTGCTCTGATCATGAAGATATTTTTTCTAAACTTCAATGCATATGTAAACATTTTCTGCA GACTAGAGTACTTGCATCATGGATGCAAGCCACCTATAATACACAGAGATGTAAAGTCAGCCAACATCCTTTTAAGTGAGAGCTTGGATGCTAAGATAGCAGATTTCGGTCTCTCCAAGGTTTTTCCAAGTGATAACCAAAGTCATGTAGTAACTACAGTCATGGGCACTACTGGATATCTTGACCCTGA gTACTACAATACTCAAAAGTTGAACGAGAAAAGCAACGTCTTCAGTTTTGGGATTGTTTTGTTAGAGCTAATCACCAGCCAACCTGCAATTGTAAAAAATGATGAACCAATCCCCTTGGTGCATTGGGTGAGTCCTAAATTCGAAATGGGGGATATAGAAAGTATTGTTGATAAAAGGTTGCAGGGAGAGTTTGATGTGAACTCTATCCAAAAAGCTTTAGAATTAGCAATGACATGCACTACACCCACCTCTAGTCAAAGAGCTACAATGAGTCTT TCAGGAGAAAAGTAA